One window from the genome of Phycisphaerales bacterium encodes:
- a CDS encoding VOC family protein — protein MRIKLESVPVSDQEHALRFYTEKLGFVKKQDMAMTDPPDPNHRFLTVVSPDDADGTELMLEPAGEHPATKTYKAALMAEGIPITAFEVDDCRAEYERLQGLGVEFKGEPSEMAGTVMATLNDTCGNLIMIYQKPAE, from the coding sequence ATGCGCATCAAGCTCGAGAGCGTCCCAGTCAGCGACCAGGAGCACGCCCTGCGCTTCTACACCGAGAAGCTCGGCTTCGTGAAGAAGCAGGACATGGCGATGACCGATCCACCCGACCCGAATCATCGGTTCCTCACGGTCGTGAGCCCCGACGACGCCGATGGCACCGAACTCATGCTCGAACCAGCCGGCGAGCACCCGGCCACCAAGACGTACAAGGCGGCCCTCATGGCCGAGGGCATTCCCATTACGGCGTTCGAGGTGGACGACTGCCGTGCTGAGTACGAGCGGCTGCAAGGACTTGGCGTCGAATTCAAGGGCGAGCCTTCCGAGATGGCCGGTACGGTGATGGCAACGCTGAACGACACCTGCGGGAACCTGATCATGATCTACCAGAAGCCCGCGGAGTAG
- the rfbB gene encoding dTDP-glucose 4,6-dehydratase produces the protein MPDKRAFQHLLVTGGCGFIGSNFVRSVLEWRPGVRITNLDALTYSGNLENLADIEGHERYTFVKGDITDGPLVQSLLAECDAVVNFAAESHVDRSIQDASPFITSNVLGTQVLLQACRNTWGDDGKAGRFLQVGTDEVYGSLPIDEPDELFTETTPLDPSSPYSASKAAADMLAMAFHRTFGMDVLVTRCSNNYGPYQFPEKVIPLFVTNLMQGEQVPLYGDGKNVRDWLHVVDHCEAILAVLEGGRAGEVYNIGGNNERSNLELTHAILGVMGKGKDMIRPVADRLGHDRRYAIDATKMKAELGWQPTRSAWPEGLEDTIRWYQDNTEWWQHVRSGAYRDYYEKMYGAASS, from the coding sequence ATGCCTGACAAGCGTGCGTTCCAGCATCTTCTCGTCACCGGCGGCTGCGGCTTCATCGGCTCGAACTTCGTGCGCTCGGTGCTCGAATGGCGCCCCGGCGTGCGCATCACGAACCTCGACGCGCTGACGTACTCGGGCAACCTCGAGAATCTCGCCGACATCGAGGGGCACGAGCGCTATACGTTCGTCAAGGGTGACATCACCGACGGACCGCTCGTGCAGTCGCTCCTCGCCGAGTGCGACGCGGTGGTGAACTTCGCCGCCGAGAGCCACGTCGATCGGTCGATCCAGGACGCCTCGCCGTTCATCACGAGCAACGTGCTCGGCACGCAGGTGCTCTTGCAGGCCTGCCGCAACACCTGGGGCGACGACGGCAAGGCCGGACGCTTCCTGCAAGTGGGCACCGACGAGGTCTACGGCTCGCTCCCGATCGACGAGCCCGACGAGCTCTTCACCGAAACGACGCCGCTCGATCCTTCGAGCCCCTACTCGGCTTCCAAGGCCGCCGCCGACATGCTGGCGATGGCATTCCACCGGACCTTCGGCATGGACGTGCTCGTCACGCGGTGCAGCAACAACTACGGGCCCTACCAGTTCCCCGAGAAGGTCATCCCACTCTTCGTCACCAATCTGATGCAGGGCGAGCAAGTGCCGCTGTACGGCGACGGCAAGAACGTGCGAGACTGGCTGCACGTCGTCGATCACTGCGAGGCCATCCTGGCCGTCCTCGAGGGCGGGCGTGCGGGCGAGGTCTACAACATCGGCGGCAACAACGAGCGCAGCAACCTCGAACTAACGCATGCCATCCTTGGAGTCATGGGCAAGGGCAAGGACATGATCCGGCCCGTGGCCGACCGGCTCGGGCATGACCGTCGCTATGCCATCGATGCCACCAAGATGAAGGCCGAGCTCGGCTGGCAGCCCACGCGCAGCGCCTGGCCCGAGGGCCTCGAAGACACGATCCGCTGGTACCAGGACAACACCGAGTGGTGGCAGCACGTCCGCAGCGGCGCGTACCGCGACTACTACGAGAAGATGTACGGCGCTGCCAGCAGCTAG
- a CDS encoding sugar phosphate nucleotidyltransferase — protein sequence MKGVILAGGLGTRLRPLTLVTNKHLLPVYDRPMIYYPIQCLLNAGISEILIVTGGEHAGDFLKLLKNGHDLGVKRLAYAYQEGEGGIADALRLAKDFADGEKICVVLGDNIIEGNIKKAAGDFFTQKSGAKLLLKTVDDPERFGVVRFEGEGDDQKVAEIIEKPTDPPSNSAVTGIYFYDADVFEMCESLEPSARGELEITDVNNFYLKRGDLTYETLDGWWTDAGTFESLHRASTMVREGGANHVRLPAGANA from the coding sequence GTGAAGGGCGTGATCTTGGCGGGCGGGCTCGGGACGAGGCTTCGGCCGCTAACGCTTGTGACGAACAAGCACCTGCTGCCGGTCTACGACCGGCCGATGATCTACTACCCGATCCAGTGCCTGCTCAACGCTGGCATCAGCGAGATCCTCATCGTCACCGGCGGAGAGCACGCCGGCGACTTCCTGAAGCTGCTCAAGAACGGCCACGACCTGGGCGTGAAGCGCCTTGCCTACGCCTACCAGGAGGGTGAGGGCGGCATCGCCGACGCGTTGCGCCTGGCCAAGGACTTCGCCGATGGCGAGAAGATCTGCGTCGTGCTTGGCGACAACATCATCGAGGGCAACATCAAAAAGGCCGCCGGCGACTTCTTCACCCAGAAGAGCGGGGCCAAGCTGCTGCTCAAGACCGTCGACGACCCCGAGCGCTTCGGCGTGGTCCGCTTCGAGGGCGAGGGCGACGACCAGAAGGTCGCCGAGATCATCGAGAAGCCCACCGACCCGCCGAGCAACAGCGCCGTGACCGGCATCTACTTCTACGACGCCGACGTCTTCGAGATGTGCGAGAGCCTCGAGCCCAGTGCCCGCGGCGAGCTCGAGATCACCGACGTGAATAACTTCTACCTCAAGCGCGGCGACCTGACCTACGAGACCCTCGACGGCTGGTGGACCGACGCCGGCACGTTCGAGAGCCTCCACCGCGCGTCGACCATGGTGCGCGAAGGCGGCGCCAACCACGTGCGATTGCCCGCGGGAGCGAACGCATGA
- a CDS encoding ABC transporter substrate-binding protein: MSTNRIQALLVLLAVLMATPLAMAQDTILRLPMRTAGPNTLDPAQGSTTYENMACSQVYETLLQPKYTNPNELEPLLLAEMPTSYTDEQGRKVWQFKLREDAKFHDSECFPGGEGRQVTTDDVFYSWKRLADQRASEGKNWWLLKDTIVGFNEYKARQDQAAEFDYDAPVEGLRKLSDTEFEVVLQQPVYRFIWVLQMFQTSIVPREAVEYYNAEGRNGFSANPVGTGPFVFREWRPKQSFVVVRNPEYREAYYPSEGWSSDDVERGLADAGGQRIPMVDRLEFSMYVEDNPLWLDFENEKLGYIELPYDFFQNAFNPRTKRMDRGLRRKGVTYVVEPQLDFIFRSFNMEDELVGGYTPEKVALRRAISLAVDLNEINESFYAGLCTVYDGPIPPGLDGHPEGSRVEGAYRGPNLELAREYLVKAGYPNGEGLPPIRFATSRSGTNARQTAMLKRQLAEVGIRIEEVLLDFPDLISQVNRREVPFFGFAWASDYPDGENNLALFYSPNASPGSNHSNYNRPEYDAMYERARLMEPSPERTALYEQMRDMILSDSPYVGSLARNRYFLVNDHVDNAKPTQRFWSWFKYLDTEQTR; encoded by the coding sequence GTGAGTACAAACAGAATCCAAGCGCTCCTCGTCTTGCTTGCCGTGCTGATGGCGACGCCGCTGGCGATGGCCCAGGACACCATCCTCCGCCTGCCGATGCGGACGGCCGGACCCAACACGCTGGACCCTGCCCAGGGCTCGACCACGTACGAGAACATGGCCTGCTCGCAGGTCTACGAGACGCTGCTCCAGCCCAAGTACACCAACCCCAACGAACTCGAGCCGCTGCTGCTGGCCGAGATGCCCACCAGCTACACCGACGAGCAGGGCCGCAAGGTCTGGCAGTTCAAGCTGCGGGAAGACGCCAAGTTCCACGACAGCGAGTGCTTCCCGGGAGGCGAGGGACGGCAGGTCACCACCGACGACGTGTTCTACTCGTGGAAGCGGCTGGCCGACCAGCGCGCCAGCGAGGGCAAGAACTGGTGGCTGCTGAAGGACACCATCGTCGGCTTCAACGAGTACAAGGCCCGGCAGGACCAGGCCGCCGAGTTCGACTACGACGCGCCCGTCGAGGGCCTGCGCAAGCTGAGCGATACCGAGTTCGAGGTCGTGCTCCAGCAGCCCGTCTACCGCTTCATCTGGGTGCTGCAGATGTTCCAGACCTCCATCGTGCCGCGCGAGGCCGTGGAGTACTACAACGCCGAGGGTCGCAACGGGTTCTCGGCCAACCCCGTCGGCACGGGCCCGTTCGTGTTCCGCGAGTGGCGCCCCAAGCAGTCGTTCGTGGTCGTGCGGAACCCCGAGTACCGCGAGGCCTACTACCCCAGCGAGGGCTGGTCGTCCGACGACGTCGAGCGCGGCCTGGCCGACGCCGGCGGGCAGCGCATCCCGATGGTCGATCGCCTCGAGTTCTCGATGTACGTCGAGGACAACCCGCTGTGGCTCGACTTCGAGAACGAGAAGCTGGGCTACATCGAGCTCCCGTATGACTTCTTCCAGAACGCCTTCAACCCGCGTACGAAGCGCATGGACCGCGGCCTCCGCCGCAAGGGCGTGACCTACGTCGTCGAGCCGCAGCTCGACTTCATCTTCCGCTCGTTCAACATGGAAGACGAGCTCGTCGGCGGGTACACCCCTGAGAAGGTCGCCCTCCGCCGCGCGATCAGCCTTGCCGTCGACCTGAACGAGATCAACGAGTCGTTCTACGCCGGCTTGTGCACCGTGTACGACGGTCCCATTCCTCCCGGGCTGGACGGCCACCCCGAGGGAAGCCGCGTCGAGGGAGCCTATCGCGGCCCCAACCTCGAGCTCGCCCGCGAGTATCTCGTCAAGGCCGGCTATCCCAACGGCGAGGGACTTCCGCCCATCCGCTTTGCGACGAGCCGGAGCGGGACGAACGCCCGGCAGACCGCGATGCTCAAGCGTCAGCTCGCCGAGGTCGGCATCCGCATCGAAGAGGTGTTGCTCGACTTCCCCGACCTCATCTCGCAGGTCAACCGCCGCGAAGTCCCGTTCTTCGGCTTCGCATGGGCCAGCGACTATCCCGACGGCGAGAACAACCTCGCGCTGTTCTACTCGCCCAACGCCTCGCCGGGCAGCAACCACTCCAACTACAACCGGCCCGAGTACGACGCCATGTACGAGCGTGCCCGGCTGATGGAGCCCAGCCCCGAGCGGACGGCCTTGTACGAGCAGATGCGTGACATGATCCTCAGCGACTCGCCCTACGTCGGCTCGCTCGCGCGCAACCGATACTTCCTGGTCAACGACCACGTGGACAACGCCAAGCCCACGCAGCGCTTCTGGTCGTGGTTCAAGTACCTCGATACCGAGCAGACCCGCTAA
- a CDS encoding SDR family oxidoreductase has protein sequence MRTLIIGANGSTGFKVVQQLKAGGKHEPIAMIRSDEQQPRFAGAGVETVKGDLLHPIDDVVEGCDAVVFAAGSGAKTGKDMTVLIDQLGAIRTAVAALNAGAKRFVLLSGLNTDRDAKDDPIPHWRRAKGRADDFLRTMHETLDGEGLEYTIVCPGALHDDDEEPTGVELVSPDGKGLSKPRTSRANTAAVMVTCLDEDAAIRQTIGVVDGEAEARNAIKAWKA, from the coding sequence ATGCGCACCCTCATCATCGGGGCCAACGGGAGCACCGGGTTCAAGGTCGTCCAGCAGCTCAAGGCGGGTGGGAAGCACGAACCCATCGCCATGATCCGCAGCGACGAGCAGCAGCCCAGGTTCGCCGGGGCGGGCGTCGAGACCGTCAAGGGCGACTTGCTCCATCCCATCGACGACGTCGTCGAGGGCTGCGACGCGGTGGTCTTCGCTGCGGGCTCAGGAGCGAAGACCGGCAAGGACATGACGGTGCTGATCGACCAGCTCGGCGCGATTCGCACGGCCGTCGCGGCCCTCAACGCCGGAGCGAAACGCTTCGTGCTGCTGAGCGGCCTGAACACGGATCGCGACGCAAAGGATGATCCGATTCCGCACTGGCGGCGGGCCAAGGGACGAGCCGACGACTTCCTGCGCACCATGCACGAGACGCTCGACGGCGAGGGACTGGAGTACACGATCGTGTGCCCAGGCGCGCTGCACGACGACGATGAGGAGCCCACGGGCGTCGAGCTCGTGTCGCCCGATGGCAAGGGGCTGAGCAAGCCACGAACGAGCCGGGCGAATACGGCCGCGGTCATGGTGACCTGCCTGGACGAGGATGCGGCGATCCGGCAGACGATCGGTGTTGTCGATGGAGAGGCAGAGGCGCGGAATGCGATCAAGGCGTGGAAGGCCTGA
- a CDS encoding sigma-70 family RNA polymerase sigma factor → MFYEATFDNALADARRLTGRDEAFCLDAVQDAYLRAARKLPAMDSWPACRAWLKTAIASCAIDRIRSDAARTRRESQPRSRSVTAASNEQLEHMLGRFETQLDDRQWQAVRLHVGHGLPLSAVGRAMDLSRHAVHGLVRRGIATLSAQAKGDVDD, encoded by the coding sequence GTGTTCTATGAAGCCACCTTCGACAACGCCCTCGCCGATGCACGACGGCTGACCGGCCGGGACGAGGCGTTCTGCCTCGACGCCGTGCAGGACGCGTACCTCCGCGCAGCGAGGAAGCTGCCGGCGATGGACTCGTGGCCCGCCTGCCGGGCGTGGCTGAAGACCGCCATCGCGAGCTGCGCCATCGACCGAATCCGCAGCGACGCCGCCCGGACACGGCGAGAATCCCAGCCTCGCAGCCGTTCGGTTACCGCCGCGTCGAATGAGCAACTCGAGCACATGCTCGGTCGCTTCGAAACCCAGCTCGACGATCGCCAGTGGCAGGCCGTCCGGCTGCACGTGGGTCACGGCTTACCGCTCTCGGCCGTTGGGCGAGCCATGGACCTCAGCCGCCACGCCGTGCATGGCCTGGTCCGCCGGGGCATCGCCACGCTGAGCGCCCAAGCGAAGGGAGACGTCGATGACTGA
- a CDS encoding SDR family oxidoreductase gives MSAERPVALVTGGAKRVGAAIATEFATRGLDLIITYNTSGEEASQLADQLRSSHGVRVSTAACDMTNPDAAARVCSEVAQGAGRLDVLVHNASAYFPTSLDGNLDWEATKRLYAVNAASPLLITAALASMLRSSTLEGGGAVVAMADIHAMGRPRRDFAAYGMSKAALIELVRTLARDLAPQARANAVAPGVVAWPESGYESDQESQQAYLRRVPLQRTGTPEDAARLVAALALDHAYVNGEIIRLDGGRWLA, from the coding sequence ATGAGCGCTGAACGCCCGGTGGCGCTCGTTACCGGCGGGGCAAAGCGCGTCGGGGCGGCCATCGCCACCGAGTTCGCTACGCGCGGCCTCGACCTCATCATCACCTACAACACGAGCGGTGAAGAAGCCAGCCAGCTTGCGGACCAATTGCGAAGCAGCCACGGCGTTCGAGTGAGCACAGCCGCTTGTGACATGACGAATCCCGACGCCGCGGCGCGCGTGTGCTCGGAGGTTGCGCAGGGAGCCGGCCGCCTCGACGTGCTCGTACACAATGCGTCGGCCTACTTCCCTACGTCGCTCGACGGCAATCTCGACTGGGAAGCGACGAAGCGGCTCTACGCCGTCAATGCTGCCAGCCCGCTCCTCATCACCGCGGCGCTCGCGTCGATGCTGCGATCCTCCACGCTCGAAGGCGGCGGCGCCGTGGTTGCAATGGCCGACATCCACGCCATGGGCCGGCCGCGCCGCGACTTTGCCGCCTATGGCATGAGCAAGGCCGCTCTGATCGAACTCGTCCGAACCCTCGCCCGCGACCTGGCGCCGCAGGCACGAGCCAACGCCGTCGCACCGGGTGTCGTTGCCTGGCCCGAATCCGGCTACGAGAGCGATCAAGAGTCCCAGCAGGCCTATCTGCGGCGTGTGCCCCTGCAACGCACCGGAACGCCGGAAGATGCCGCACGGCTCGTAGCCGCCCTCGCGCTCGACCACGCATACGTCAATGGCGAAATTATCCGTCTCGACGGTGGACGGTGGCTGGCTTGA
- a CDS encoding formate/nitrite transporter family protein, whose product MPQEHTIANEPPASRDTTNGTERDGEHRAYQPVVLKRTDIALRHPNDTLQLAIEEGVEQADRRFLSLLLSSVGAGGTMAFTALAVGVMASATEGVEPSILHRVLVALVYPLGFVVCLISGTQLFTEHTALAVYPVLDRRVAAPSLGRIWGTVLLGNMIGCVLGALLLAGADGVVGASEGYAWAAGHFVESGAIATLLSAVLAGWLMALAGWLVLSTPPGVASVMLIYFVTLLIGLGGLHHSIAGTAEMLTAAFTGADLSPGDAAAAWVLAVIGNLFGGSIFVALLNYGSIRHTREGEDADSSKS is encoded by the coding sequence TTGCCCCAGGAGCACACCATCGCCAACGAACCCCCCGCAAGCCGAGACACCACGAACGGAACCGAGCGCGACGGTGAACACCGTGCCTACCAGCCGGTCGTCCTGAAACGCACGGATATCGCGCTGCGTCACCCCAACGACACGCTGCAGCTTGCAATCGAAGAGGGCGTCGAGCAAGCCGATCGGCGATTCCTTTCCTTGCTGCTCAGCTCCGTTGGTGCCGGCGGCACGATGGCGTTCACCGCGCTGGCCGTCGGCGTCATGGCAAGCGCGACCGAGGGCGTCGAGCCCTCGATCCTGCACCGGGTGCTGGTTGCCCTCGTGTATCCCCTCGGCTTCGTCGTGTGCCTCATCAGCGGCACGCAGCTCTTCACGGAGCACACGGCCCTCGCGGTCTATCCCGTGCTCGATCGCCGCGTGGCCGCGCCTTCGCTCGGCCGTATCTGGGGCACCGTGTTGCTCGGCAACATGATCGGCTGCGTGCTCGGGGCGCTGCTGCTGGCCGGTGCCGATGGTGTGGTCGGCGCGAGCGAGGGATACGCGTGGGCCGCCGGCCACTTCGTCGAGTCGGGAGCAATTGCAACGCTGCTGAGTGCCGTGCTGGCGGGCTGGCTCATGGCCCTGGCCGGCTGGCTCGTGCTCTCGACGCCGCCGGGCGTCGCGTCGGTGATGCTGATCTACTTCGTCACGCTGCTCATCGGCCTGGGCGGTCTGCACCACTCGATCGCAGGCACGGCCGAGATGCTCACCGCGGCGTTCACGGGCGCCGACCTTTCGCCGGGCGACGCCGCGGCTGCGTGGGTGCTCGCGGTCATCGGCAACCTCTTCGGCGGCTCGATCTTCGTTGCGCTGCTCAACTACGGGTCGATCCGCCACACGCGAGAGGGCGAAGACGCGGATTCCTCCAAGTCCTAG
- a CDS encoding ABC transporter permease, with product MSGSLLDRKIEGELAEGKVGWFKSLRRSRSYRTFMRDKAAVVALCVIAIYISIALIIVGAHIANKVSGGRLSDTFIVKEFSLERATERVGPDSLPGFFERADPDKRLEHADYMLAQVERELERDDPVAALEAVQFAELGVVDAPIEEIEERLDVAYVQLDEVDVVYEDYELLLDDLADARADAREATTEADREAARQRAEALRADADAAYDALLAEIATLDERVDAVFPDPTGFAGLMYDMRLVLGTDSQGRSILWRAVYSIRVATQVGLVSAIIAVIVGAFLGATAGFFGGWVDHSIVWLYSTLSSVPYIVLLTVVAFVFGSMELTVPFTDGVKVHQTLIPMYVAFGVTFWIAPCRQIRGEALKIRSLDYVQSATALGAGRFYILRKHIIPNVLFLVFINFSLIFIGAIKSEVILSFLGIGVQGQPSWGVMISESRSEVLNQFFWQIGTATAFMFGLVLAFNVFSDALQDAFDPKHAR from the coding sequence TTGAGCGGATCGCTGCTGGATCGCAAGATCGAGGGAGAACTGGCCGAGGGCAAGGTCGGCTGGTTCAAGTCGCTGCGCCGCTCGCGGTCGTACCGCACCTTCATGCGAGACAAGGCGGCGGTGGTGGCGCTGTGCGTCATCGCCATCTATATCTCGATAGCGCTGATCATCGTCGGCGCCCACATCGCCAACAAGGTCTCGGGCGGGCGGCTGTCGGACACGTTCATCGTCAAGGAGTTCTCGCTCGAGCGGGCGACCGAGCGCGTGGGGCCCGACAGCCTGCCGGGCTTCTTCGAGCGCGCCGACCCCGACAAGCGGCTCGAGCACGCGGATTACATGCTTGCCCAGGTCGAGCGCGAGCTCGAACGCGACGATCCGGTGGCGGCGCTCGAGGCCGTGCAGTTTGCCGAGCTCGGCGTGGTTGACGCCCCGATCGAGGAGATCGAGGAGCGACTGGATGTGGCGTACGTCCAGCTCGACGAGGTCGACGTCGTCTACGAAGACTACGAGCTCCTACTCGACGACCTTGCCGATGCACGGGCCGATGCGCGCGAGGCCACGACCGAGGCCGACCGCGAGGCCGCCCGTCAGCGGGCCGAGGCCCTCCGGGCCGACGCCGACGCGGCCTACGACGCGCTGCTCGCCGAGATCGCGACGCTCGACGAACGCGTCGATGCCGTGTTCCCCGATCCGACGGGCTTTGCCGGGTTGATGTACGACATGCGCCTGGTGCTCGGCACCGACAGCCAGGGGCGATCGATCTTGTGGCGGGCGGTGTACTCGATCCGCGTGGCGACGCAAGTGGGACTGGTGTCGGCGATCATCGCCGTCATCGTCGGCGCGTTCCTTGGCGCAACGGCGGGTTTCTTCGGCGGCTGGGTGGACCATTCGATCGTCTGGCTGTACTCGACGCTCTCGAGCGTGCCCTACATCGTGCTGCTCACCGTCGTGGCGTTCGTGTTTGGCTCGATGGAGCTGACCGTGCCGTTCACCGACGGCGTGAAGGTTCATCAGACGCTCATCCCGATGTACGTCGCCTTCGGCGTGACGTTCTGGATTGCGCCGTGCCGTCAGATCCGCGGCGAGGCGCTCAAGATCCGCTCGCTCGACTACGTGCAGAGCGCCACCGCGCTCGGGGCCGGGCGCTTCTACATCCTCCGCAAGCACATCATCCCGAACGTGCTGTTCCTGGTCTTCATCAACTTCTCGCTCATCTTCATCGGCGCCATCAAGAGCGAGGTCATCCTCAGCTTCCTGGGCATCGGCGTGCAGGGCCAGCCGAGCTGGGGCGTGATGATCAGCGAGTCGCGCAGCGAGGTGCTCAACCAGTTCTTCTGGCAGATCGGCACCGCCACGGCGTTCATGTTCGGGCTCGTCCTGGCGTTCAACGTCTTCAGCGACGCCCTGCAGGACGCCTTTGATCCCAAGCACGCGCGCTGA
- a CDS encoding ABC transporter permease subunit yields the protein MWAYVLRRILYNIPVYMGVILFLMILLRLTDPVTAYLGKFPTYDQYNTKRSDFGLDRPLLGDWQIGGRTWESREGGLGGEYLAKGRGTGKAYVQWTFDLPAGTYKVQATWPTVQDGEIARSVGESGLVWVRLIEDDIALRTVSMDQTRPPRSIEIDGMGWADLGNVDLSTGEPLVVRVLDDSSTGVVIDAVRIEPVRVAEGELPEPLVADTDAANVEIVDDPWTVGGWGRSLWDNQYLAALGRIVTLRFDQRSWSVESQSVGQIIATSIVPSLSVTLPVLILTTLISTSLGLLASFNRGKPLDRGVMFLAVLGMSISYLVYVIVGQYFGAQWPRLAFDIEIFSTFGYEPVLPIWSQVEQELIDKGVEEPGGLRILMSWFASVPGSLSRWPYYCLLPVLIGVIVAMGYDTRFYRAVMVEECNKDYIRTARAKGASNRRVMYRHMLRNALIPIITRVMISLPFIIMGSLLVEIYFGIPGMGQQLFTAITNKDFPVVEAITALLAALFIITNILTDVLYAVVDPRVTLK from the coding sequence ATGTGGGCGTACGTCCTTCGACGCATCCTGTACAACATCCCCGTGTACATGGGGGTGATCCTCTTTCTCATGATCCTGCTGCGCCTCACCGACCCGGTGACGGCGTACCTGGGCAAGTTCCCAACCTACGACCAGTACAACACCAAACGGTCGGACTTCGGCCTCGACCGGCCGCTGCTGGGAGACTGGCAGATCGGCGGCCGCACGTGGGAATCGCGCGAGGGTGGCCTTGGTGGCGAGTACCTCGCCAAGGGTCGCGGCACGGGCAAGGCCTACGTGCAATGGACTTTCGACCTCCCCGCCGGCACCTACAAGGTGCAGGCGACCTGGCCCACCGTGCAGGACGGTGAGATCGCTCGTTCCGTCGGCGAGTCGGGCCTGGTCTGGGTGCGGCTCATCGAGGACGACATCGCGCTGCGGACCGTCTCGATGGACCAGACGCGTCCGCCGAGATCCATCGAGATCGACGGCATGGGCTGGGCCGACCTGGGCAACGTCGACCTGTCGACGGGCGAGCCGCTCGTCGTCCGCGTGCTCGATGACTCGAGCACGGGCGTGGTAATCGACGCCGTGCGCATCGAGCCCGTGCGTGTGGCCGAGGGCGAGTTACCCGAGCCGCTCGTTGCCGATACCGACGCCGCGAACGTTGAAATCGTCGATGACCCCTGGACCGTCGGCGGCTGGGGCCGCAGCCTGTGGGACAATCAGTACCTCGCGGCTCTCGGCCGGATCGTGACGCTGCGGTTCGACCAGCGGAGTTGGTCGGTCGAGAGCCAGAGCGTGGGCCAGATCATCGCGACCTCGATCGTGCCGAGCCTGTCGGTCACGCTGCCCGTGCTCATCTTGACGACGCTCATCTCCACGAGCCTCGGACTACTCGCGTCGTTCAATCGCGGCAAGCCGCTGGATCGCGGCGTGATGTTCCTGGCCGTGCTGGGCATGAGCATCAGTTACCTGGTGTACGTCATCGTGGGGCAGTACTTCGGGGCGCAGTGGCCTCGACTTGCCTTCGACATCGAGATCTTCTCGACGTTCGGGTACGAACCGGTGCTGCCGATCTGGTCGCAGGTCGAGCAGGAGCTGATCGACAAGGGCGTCGAGGAGCCCGGCGGGCTTCGCATACTGATGTCGTGGTTCGCGTCGGTTCCGGGCTCGCTCAGCCGATGGCCCTACTACTGCCTGCTGCCCGTCTTGATCGGCGTCATCGTCGCGATGGGCTACGACACGCGGTTCTATCGCGCCGTGATGGTCGAGGAGTGCAACAAGGACTACATCCGCACGGCCCGGGCCAAGGGCGCCAGCAACCGCCGCGTGATGTATCGCCACATGCTGCGCAACGCGCTGATCCCGATCATCACCCGCGTGATGATCTCGCTGCCGTTCATCATCATGGGTTCCTTGCTCGTAGAGATCTACTTCGGCATCCCCGGCATGGGCCAGCAGCTCTTTACCGCCATTACGAACAAGGACTTCCCGGTGGTCGAGGCGATCACCGCGCTGCTGGCGGCGCTGTTCATCATCACCAACATCCTGACCGACGTGCTCTACGCCGTGGTCGACCCGCGGGTCACGCTGAAGTGA
- a CDS encoding sugar nucleotide-binding protein, which yields MSELDGRSIGVLGGTGMLGRAVLARLAGRGLRVTSLSRADVDLSLPETIANMPPCEVLFNCAAWTDVDGAEAHEAEATQANGHAIGQMLNSGKIGLLVTFGTDYVFDGQGQSPYTIDHERAPLNAYGRSKAVGEESMEDCDVGRWLHLRTSWLYAPWGKNFVLTMRKLLAEKPSLSVVDDQRGRPTSADHLAGCAIELASRGKRGHWQATDGGECTWYEFAQEIKRFTGAPAVIEPCTNDQFPRPAKRPAYSVLDIGQTEAELGPMPHWKDNLADVLRRVPEGITNA from the coding sequence ATGAGCGAGCTCGACGGCAGGTCGATTGGCGTGCTCGGAGGCACCGGCATGCTCGGGCGCGCCGTGCTGGCCCGCCTCGCCGGCCGCGGCCTTCGGGTGACGTCGCTGTCGCGTGCAGACGTCGACCTGTCGCTGCCAGAGACCATCGCGAACATGCCGCCGTGCGAGGTGCTGTTCAATTGCGCTGCGTGGACCGACGTCGACGGCGCCGAGGCCCACGAAGCGGAAGCGACGCAGGCCAACGGCCACGCGATCGGTCAGATGCTGAATAGCGGCAAGATCGGCTTGCTCGTCACCTTTGGCACCGACTATGTCTTCGATGGCCAAGGCCAGTCGCCCTACACGATCGACCACGAACGCGCGCCGTTGAACGCGTACGGTCGCTCGAAGGCGGTCGGCGAAGAGTCGATGGAAGATTGCGACGTCGGCCGTTGGCTGCACCTTCGGACGAGCTGGCTGTACGCGCCGTGGGGCAAGAACTTCGTGCTCACGATGCGCAAGCTGTTGGCCGAGAAGCCCTCGCTCTCGGTCGTCGACGATCAGCGTGGGCGTCCGACCTCCGCGGATCATCTGGCAGGGTGTGCCATCGAACTCGCCAGCCGCGGAAAGCGCGGCCACTGGCAAGCCACCGACGGTGGCGAGTGCACCTGGTACGAATTCGCCCAAGAGATCAAGCGCTTCACCGGCGCCCCTGCCGTCATCGAGCCCTGCACGAACGACCAGTTCCCACGACCCGCCAAACGGCCAGCCTATAGCGTGCTCGATATCGGCCAGACCGAGGCCGAACTGGGCCCCATGCCCCACTGGAAGGACAACCTGGCCGACGTGCTGCGTCGCGTGCCGGAAGGGATCACCAATGCCTGA